In Kryptolebias marmoratus isolate JLee-2015 linkage group LG22, ASM164957v2, whole genome shotgun sequence, a single window of DNA contains:
- the LOC108242709 gene encoding phosphoglycerate mutase 1, with the protein MAVYKIVLIRHGESNWNQENRFCGWFDADLSETGEKEAKRGGQALKDAGFEFDICYTSVLKRAIRTLWFVLDSIDQMWVPVHRTWRLNERHYGGLTGLNKAETAAKHGEAQVKIWRRSFDIPPPPMGPDHDYYSIISKDRRYADLTEDQLPACESLKDTIARALPFWNEEIAPQIKQGKRVLIAAHGNSLRGIVKHLEGMSDEAIMELNLPTGIPILYELDKNLKPVKPMQFLGDEETVRKAMEAVAAQGKAKK; encoded by the exons ATGGCCGTCTACAAAATAGTGCTGATTCGCCACGGAGAGAGCAACTGGAACCAGGAGAATCGCTTCTGCGGCTGGTTCGACGCGGACCTGAGCGAAACcggggagaaggaggcgaagAGAGGAGGACAGGCCCTGAAAG ATGCCGGATTCGAGTTTGATATCTGCTACACCTCCGTGCTGAAGCGGGCCATTAGGACATTGTGGTTCGTCTTGGACAGCATCGACCAAATGTGGGTGCCGGTGCACCGGACCTGGCGTCTCAACGAGCGCCACTATGGAGGCCTGACGGGGCTGAACAAGGCTGAGACAGCTGCCAAACACGGAGAGGCTCAAGTCAAGATCTGGAGGCGCTCGTTCGACATCCCCCCTCCTCCTATGGGCCCGGACCACGACTACTACAGTATCATCAGCAAG GATCGCCGCTATGCAGACCTAACCGAGGACCAGCTGCCAGCCTGCGAGAGCCTTAAGGACACCATTGCACGTGCGCTACCTTTCTGGAACGAGGAGATCGCCCCTCAGATCAAACAGGGAAAGAGGGTGCTCATCGCTGCCCATGGAAACAGTTTGAGGGGAATTGTCAAGCACCTGGAGG GAATGTCAGATGAAGCAATCATGGAGCTGAACCTGCCAACAGGCATCCCGATCCTCTACGAGCTCGACAAGAACCTGAAGCCCGTGAAGCCGATGCAGTTCCTGGGAGACGAGGAGACTGTACGCAAAGCCATGGAGGCTGTTGCTGCTCAGGGAAAAGCCAAgaagtaa
- the marveld1 gene encoding MARVEL domain-containing protein 1 produces MPPQPPQPQVKQNILKVLRSFWGIIRILHIVFGAGLWVTIAANKYEGSIHFVLFVAVLFWLLTLGLFFVTLLDKQDLVPLLGGERWLCANVAHDVAAALLYLPAIGITIHMTEVKSFCNLEQYLHSCLYKVYLTASVFACLCCVTYLLSIIYGGRRKCRGERTVI; encoded by the coding sequence ATGCCACCACAACCTCCCCAGCCGCAGGTGAAGCAGAACATCCTGAAGGTCCTCAGGAGCTTTTGGGGGATCATCCGGATCCTGCATATTGTGTTCGGAGCCGGCCTGTGGGTCACCATCGCTGCCAACAAATACGAGGGCTCCATTCACTTCGTCCTGTTCGTGGCCGTGCTCTTCTGGCTCCTCACCCTCGGCCTGTTCTTCGTCACCCTCCTGGACAAGCAGGACCTGGTGCCGCTGCTGGGGGGCGAGCGCTGGCTGTGCGCCAACGTGGCGCACGACGTGGCCGCCGCCCTGCTCTACCTGCCGGCCATAGGGATCACGATCCACATGACGGAGGTCAAGTCCTTCTGTAACCTGGAGCAGTACCTGCACTCCTGTTTGTACAAGGTCTACCTGACGGCCTCCGTGTTCGCCTGCCTGTGCTGCGTCACTTACCTGCTGTCCATTATTTACGGGGGTCGCCGGAAGTGTCGGGGAGAGAGAACGGTCATCTAA
- the LOC108245796 gene encoding arginine vasopressin-induced protein 1 gives METGSASPSSSVLVGPSSSPWRLAERRNRKAGSGNIFSSVNLWQLQRLFRAAGDQDAEQRAQVIWGHRDDAELAQALIGMRTRSQRRGLRTNGRDALGSHWLRAFNHLRIRESSPSSRGEDSGEENGCKAEAQRSPEPHRHASVRATAEETEAKFSLTESQGPTGLSERPAKSSSGLRRGGDPERYLHRILH, from the exons ATGGAGACTGGATCCGCCTCCCCTTCTTCCTCGGTGCTGGTGGGTCCTTCCTCCTCGCCGTGGCGCCTGGctgagaggagaaacagaaaggcGGGCTCAGGGAACATTTTCAGCAGTGTGAATCTGTGGCAACTCCAAAGACTGTTCAGGGCAGCTGGAGACCAGGATGCAGAGCAGAGAGCCCAGGTGATTTGGGGACACAGAGATGACGCCGAACTGGCTCAGGCGTTAATAGGAATGAGAACTCGAAGCCAGCGGAGAGGGCTGAGAACCAACGGGAGAGACGCTCTGGGCTCTCACTGGCTGCGAGCCTTCAATCACCTCAG AATTAGAGAGAGCTCACCGAGCAGCCGCGGGGAGGACTCTGGGGAGGAGAATGGTTGTAAAGCGGAGGCTCAGAGAAGTCCAGAACCACACAGACACGCCTCGGTGAGGGCAACAGCAGAAGAAACTGAGGCCAAATTTTCACTAACTGAGAGCCAAGGCCCCACAGGGCTCTCTGAGAGGCCAGCTAAATCCAGCTCAGGACTGAGGAGAGGAGGCGATCCTGAGAGATACCTCCACCGAATACTTCACTGA